The Equus quagga isolate Etosha38 chromosome 2, UCLA_HA_Equagga_1.0, whole genome shotgun sequence genome has a window encoding:
- the C2H15orf48 gene encoding normal mucosa of esophagus-specific gene 1 protein, whose product MNFFQLLRKKKELIPLVAFMTVAATGATSFALYSLRKTDVIIDRKRNPEPWETVDPSVPTKLITINQEWKPIEELQKVRRATK is encoded by the exons ATGAACTTTTTCCAActcctgaggaaaaagaaggag CTTATTCCTTTGGTGGCGTTCATGACCGTGGCGGCGACTGGAGCTACGTCTTTTGCTCTATATTCCCTTCGAAAAACCGATGTGAT cattgaTCGAAAAAGAAATCCAGAACCTTGGGAAACTGTGGATCCTAGTGTACCTACAAAG cttataaCAATCAACCAAGAATGGAAGCCCATTGAAGAGTTGCAGAAGGTCCGAAGGGCAACCAAATGA